Part of the Flavobacterium okayamense genome, CTATTTCTTTAAAAGCTCTATATTCATCTGTTATAAAAGGGTCTTCTTCTTCATTATAATATTCTACTTCCTCAGGATTCCAAATTCCTGACTCAGCTTGCTCTAAAGTTAATTTAGCTCCTGTTTCTGGATCAATTATAAATTCATCCTCTAAACTTTTTTTCAAATTTTTAAAATATTGCTTTTCAGATTCTGAGCTTTTAAATAAAAAATAAAAACCAATTACTAATACAATTGCTACAATTATTATGAGAACAAATGATGAATTCATATTATAAACTTTTAGATATATAATTTATTCTTCAATAATAGTAAAACAAATCCAAAAAAATAAGAGCCGATTCAAAAATAAATCGGCTCTCTTCTACTTCACAAAAATCTCACGTAACTGTTCAATGACGTTTCCACTTCCTGAAATGGTAATTTCTCCAATTCGATCTGCGATTTTCTCTACATATTCCATTTCTTTCAATTTCCACAACATTTCGTTTTCTTCCATCAATTTAGCCGTATTTAACATGCTACGCATAGCTGCTGTTTCTTCACGACGCATAATGCTATTGGCTTGTGCTTTTTTCTCAGCAACCAAAACTTGGTTCATGATTTCTTTCATATCACCTGGCAAAATAACATCACGAATACCTGCTTCATTAATTTTTACTCCTAAAGCAGCAGCTTTTACACGAGTATCTTCTAAGATAATTTCGGCAATGCTTTCTTTTTTACTCAATAATTCATCTAATGTGAATCCGCCAACAAAAGCACGCAACGCTAACTGCATTAAAACATACAATTGTTTTTCATAGTCTTTGTTATCAACAACTGCTTTGATAATATCCGTTACTTTGTAGTTTACAAAGAAATTGATACGCAATGCAGCTTTATCTTTAGTCAACAATTCTTGACCTGAAATTTCCATTTGTTTTTGACGCATATCTACATTGATTACATCAATTGGAATGGCGTTATTCCAGAAGTAGTAAGTTCCAGCTGTTAAT contains:
- a CDS encoding slipin family protein, which encodes MIKLITINAYQVGLVFERGKLVKVLREGEYWIFGNKEVKIFEMKQSFVAPIELNILLENEELASMLEVVEVGDNEIALYYTNGMFKEVLQTGRYAFWKGYLKNEFVKVDLTKVEITESIATALLENIKLRMYTRKFQVFNYEKGLLFVNGKFVKELTAGTYYFWNNAIPIDVINVDMRQKQMEISGQELLTKDKAALRINFFVNYKVTDIIKAVVDNKDYEKQLYVLMQLALRAFVGGFTLDELLSKKESIAEIILEDTRVKAAALGVKINEAGIRDVILPGDMKEIMNQVLVAEKKAQANSIMRREETAAMRSMLNTAKLMEENEMLWKLKEMEYVEKIADRIGEITISGSGNVIEQLREIFVK